A genomic segment from uncultured Desulfuromonas sp. encodes:
- a CDS encoding response regulator receiver protein, translated as MLPVIIAYQTLTEIDALKQCVEQAGCIAKPVTTLNEAIDVLRKEDAAIMLLGKTFEGSSALDVIPIFRYLHKQLKIILLADDATVGFLRQARAAGIFYHAIEPHDEEGCHELQLALECAREASEKQGKSLWKKLAPAFCGAN; from the coding sequence ATGCTGCCCGTCATTATTGCCTATCAGACTCTCACTGAAATCGATGCCCTCAAACAATGCGTGGAGCAGGCCGGATGCATTGCCAAGCCTGTGACGACACTCAATGAAGCCATTGATGTGCTACGCAAAGAGGACGCCGCGATCATGCTGCTGGGCAAAACCTTTGAAGGCAGTAGTGCATTGGATGTCATCCCGATTTTCCGCTATTTGCACAAGCAACTGAAAATCATCCTGTTAGCTGACGACGCCACAGTTGGCTTCTTGCGTCAGGCACGAGCGGCAGGAATTTTCTATCACGCCATAGAACCTCATGACGAAGAGGGCTGCCACGAATTGCAACTGGCCTTGGAATGTGCTCGCGAAGCCAGTGAAAAGCAGGGCAAGAGTTTATGGAAAAAACTGGCACCGGCGTTTTGTGGAGCCAACTAG
- the ppk2 gene encoding polyphosphate kinase 2, translating into MVFDDDYSDAMEWLHSELADEMDEGYELEISEPGLSLALRRIYRHKRPPSMDRQSYFKALLALQAELIKLQDWVSYTGEKVVVIFEGRDAAGKGGVIKRITQRLNPRVCRVVALSKPTEKEITQWYFQRYVPHLPSGGEIVLFDRSWYNRSGVERVMGFATKDQLEQFFLDVPEFERMLVRSGIRLIKYWFSVTDEEQQLRFLMRIHDPLKQWKLSPMDLQSRVRWEDYTKAKEETFKRTNIPEAPWYIVKANDKKRARLNCIHHLLQQIPYEPVPHEEIDLPDRIFNPDYERATLPPELYVPENY; encoded by the coding sequence ATGGTATTTGACGACGACTATTCGGACGCAATGGAATGGCTGCATTCTGAATTAGCCGATGAAATGGATGAAGGCTATGAACTGGAAATTTCAGAACCCGGCCTTTCGTTGGCATTACGTCGTATCTATCGACATAAACGACCACCGTCCATGGATCGTCAGTCTTATTTTAAGGCCCTGTTGGCGTTGCAGGCCGAATTGATCAAATTACAGGATTGGGTTTCCTACACCGGTGAAAAGGTCGTCGTGATTTTTGAAGGTCGCGATGCTGCCGGCAAGGGCGGGGTGATCAAACGGATCACCCAGCGCCTGAACCCCAGGGTGTGTCGTGTGGTCGCCTTATCGAAACCGACGGAAAAGGAGATTACGCAGTGGTATTTTCAGCGCTATGTGCCGCATCTGCCCTCCGGTGGCGAAATCGTTTTATTCGACCGTTCCTGGTACAACCGCTCCGGCGTTGAACGGGTGATGGGTTTTGCAACAAAAGACCAGTTGGAGCAGTTCTTTCTCGATGTTCCGGAATTCGAACGGATGCTGGTGCGCTCTGGAATCCGTTTGATCAAGTACTGGTTCTCCGTCACCGATGAAGAGCAGCAACTGCGTTTTTTGATGCGGATACACGACCCGCTCAAACAATGGAAACTCAGCCCCATGGACCTGCAGTCACGGGTGCGCTGGGAGGATTATACCAAGGCGAAGGAGGAGACGTTCAAGCGGACCAATATCCCCGAAGCTCCCTGGTATATCGTCAAAGCCAATGACAAAAAGCGTGCTCGGCTCAATTGCATCCACCATTTATTGCAACAGATCCCTTATGAGCCTGTACCACACGAAGAGATTGATCTGCCGGATCGCATTTTTAATCCCGACTACGAACGCGCAACGTTGCCACCCGAGCTGTATGTTCCGGAAAATTACTAG